From Flavobacterium arcticum, the proteins below share one genomic window:
- a CDS encoding mechanosensitive ion channel family protein: MMNFLAINSNLLRYLIFGALGLIITFAIIFLVLKKIGKNPKNILPVNFAHRIKVPLVLFIIALVLRIGVSSNVFAEPQLSIIGHIGTLLLILTITWFLVIILRAVKTGLMRKYDISASDNLNARRVYTQFSILERVIVFILVILAIGIALMSFDSIRAIGASVLASAGIAGIIIGFSAQKALGTLLAGVQIAITQPIRLDDVLIVEGEWGRVEEITLTYVVISIWDKRRLVVPTTYFIEKPFQNWTRNSAEIMGTVFIYTDFHVPVDKLREELTRLLEGSDLWDGKVNVLQVTDAKVDVMEIRALMSSADSSISWDLRVYIREKLIEYLQKNYPDSLPRTRVSLVDPNTANSSGVNINDL; the protein is encoded by the coding sequence ATGATGAATTTTTTAGCTATAAACTCTAATCTTCTCCGGTATCTCATTTTTGGAGCATTAGGACTCATAATAACATTTGCAATAATATTTCTTGTATTAAAGAAAATAGGTAAAAACCCTAAAAACATACTGCCAGTTAACTTTGCACATCGCATCAAAGTTCCGCTTGTATTATTTATAATTGCGTTGGTTCTCCGTATTGGAGTATCTAGTAATGTATTCGCAGAACCTCAATTAAGTATTATTGGGCATATAGGCACATTACTTTTAATATTAACGATAACATGGTTTTTAGTTATTATACTTCGGGCTGTAAAAACAGGACTCATGCGCAAATATGATATTTCGGCTTCAGATAACTTAAATGCAAGACGAGTATACACTCAGTTTAGTATATTAGAACGAGTAATTGTTTTTATACTTGTTATACTAGCTATAGGTATTGCTCTTATGAGTTTTGATAGCATACGAGCCATAGGGGCAAGTGTTTTGGCTTCGGCAGGGATAGCAGGTATTATCATTGGGTTCTCGGCACAAAAAGCACTAGGAACATTGTTAGCAGGGGTGCAAATAGCCATTACTCAACCTATTCGGTTAGATGACGTATTAATTGTAGAAGGCGAATGGGGGCGTGTAGAAGAAATTACCCTTACTTATGTTGTGATAAGTATTTGGGATAAACGCAGGCTTGTAGTACCCACTACTTATTTTATAGAAAAACCGTTCCAGAACTGGACAAGAAATAGTGCCGAGATTATGGGTACAGTATTTATTTATACTGATTTTCATGTTCCTGTAGATAAACTTCGTGAAGAGCTTACACGTTTATTAGAAGGCTCTGACCTTTGGGATGGTAAGGTAAACGTACTTCAGGTTACAGATGCTAAAGTAGATGTTATGGAGATACGCGCCCTAATGAGCTCTGCAGACTCTTCTATATCATGGGATTTACGTGTGTATATTAGGGAAAAACTAATAGAGTACCTTCAAAAGAACTATCCTGACAGTTTACCAAGAACACGAGTTTCGTTAGTAGACCCTAATACAGCAAACTCATCTGGTGTTAATATAAATGATTTATAA
- a CDS encoding TlpA family protein disulfide reductase: MKNLLILFLLVTFSANAQKAMPSVTLKSVNNKRYNVKNDFSEKDKLYVFTFWATWCAPCISELDAIKEHYTEWSKELNMEVIAVSIDDTRTQKRVKPLLNGKNWDYTVLLDTNQDLKRALAIANPPYTVVVKNKKVVYVHNGYSQGAEIELYNKLKEL, from the coding sequence ATGAAAAATTTACTCATACTATTTTTGCTCGTTACCTTTTCTGCCAATGCACAAAAAGCAATGCCTAGTGTAACCCTTAAGTCGGTTAATAATAAAAGATATAATGTTAAAAACGATTTTAGCGAAAAAGATAAACTTTATGTATTTACATTTTGGGCAACTTGGTGTGCACCTTGTATAAGTGAGCTTGATGCTATAAAAGAGCATTATACTGAGTGGTCTAAAGAACTTAATATGGAAGTGATTGCGGTATCTATAGATGATACACGTACACAAAAAAGAGTTAAACCATTACTTAATGGTAAGAACTGGGACTATACTGTTTTGTTAGATACAAATCAAGATCTAAAAAGAGCACTTGCCATTGCAAATCCACCTTATACTGTAGTAGTAAAAAATAAAAAGGTTGTATATGTACACAATGGATACAGCCAAGGAGCTGAAATAGAACTTTACAATAAACTGAAGGAACTATAA
- a CDS encoding DUF6029 family protein: MKRKLLFLLLPLVTGSLYAQDTETEEKEEVRVYGGFESNIQWYLNDSGRGIEHPSTPLRSNNYFLTNYQYGRFTAGFQIEAYEDNGLLNYNPGFKGGGVGTYYLNYKTEKLELTAGYFYEQFGSGLLLRAWEDRALGINTALRGGRVLFRPSDNVRLTALFGQQRTGFDVSEGRIYGFDSDINLNSLFKFEQSDLSFGVSYVGRYEKVTIPDPNFDELTNAFAGRINFIHNSFYISGEYNYKQKDAILDVQNRINNDFVKPGNAILLNFGYTGTGLGIDATVRRMENMSFLSEREPTFVDATSSSLNFNDKVLNFVPALTKQHHSNLANIYVFQAQGKVDFIDQPIMKAGETGGQIDIFYEFAKETALGGKYGTKIALNASSWYNLPGQYRFTPADYETNLFGVGEKYFSDYNLEIKKRLSETLLTNFYYINQYYNTQWLQGGEEVNSNIVTGEVVYNFDTTKSVRVEAEHMWADADRKNWAGGTVELNLNDKYSFYVWDIYNYGNDDSAKQTHYYNVGGAYRYGATRMALNYGRQRGGLVCVGGVCRFVPESTGFTVSLSTAF, encoded by the coding sequence ATGAAAAGAAAACTACTTTTTCTGTTACTACCCTTAGTAACAGGATCATTATATGCTCAGGATACCGAAACCGAAGAAAAGGAAGAGGTAAGAGTGTATGGCGGATTTGAATCGAATATACAATGGTATCTAAATGATAGTGGTAGGGGTATAGAACATCCTAGTACTCCGTTAAGGTCTAATAATTATTTTTTAACAAATTATCAATACGGTCGATTTACGGCAGGTTTCCAAATTGAGGCTTACGAAGATAATGGGCTATTAAACTACAATCCTGGTTTTAAAGGTGGAGGTGTGGGTACATATTACCTTAACTATAAGACCGAAAAACTAGAGCTTACTGCTGGATATTTTTACGAACAGTTTGGTAGTGGTTTATTATTACGCGCATGGGAAGATCGTGCTTTGGGTATTAATACAGCCTTGCGAGGCGGACGTGTTCTTTTTAGACCAAGTGATAATGTAAGGTTAACAGCTCTTTTTGGGCAGCAACGTACGGGGTTTGATGTTTCAGAAGGAAGAATATATGGTTTTGATTCTGATATTAATTTAAATAGCTTATTCAAATTCGAGCAATCAGACCTTTCTTTTGGAGTAAGTTATGTAGGTCGATATGAAAAAGTAACTATCCCTGACCCAAATTTTGATGAGCTTACTAATGCTTTTGCAGGAAGAATTAACTTTATACACAATTCATTCTATATCTCGGGTGAATATAATTATAAGCAGAAAGATGCTATACTAGATGTACAAAACCGTATTAATAACGATTTTGTAAAGCCAGGTAATGCTATCCTTCTTAATTTTGGGTATACAGGCACAGGACTTGGTATAGATGCTACTGTGAGAAGAATGGAAAACATGAGTTTCCTTTCAGAGAGAGAACCTACATTTGTAGACGCAACATCTTCTAGTCTTAACTTTAATGATAAAGTACTCAACTTTGTACCTGCTTTAACAAAACAACACCACTCTAATCTTGCCAATATATATGTTTTTCAGGCACAAGGTAAGGTAGATTTTATAGACCAACCTATAATGAAGGCAGGAGAGACAGGCGGACAAATAGATATTTTTTATGAGTTTGCCAAAGAAACTGCACTTGGCGGTAAGTACGGTACTAAAATAGCTCTTAACGCATCGAGCTGGTATAACTTACCAGGTCAGTACAGGTTTACTCCTGCTGATTATGAAACAAACCTTTTTGGTGTAGGAGAGAAATATTTTTCAGATTATAATCTAGAAATCAAAAAAAGACTTTCAGAAACATTGCTTACTAATTTCTACTATATCAATCAGTATTACAATACTCAATGGTTGCAAGGTGGCGAAGAGGTAAACTCAAACATTGTTACAGGAGAAGTGGTTTATAATTTTGATACAACCAAATCAGTACGTGTTGAGGCTGAACATATGTGGGCTGATGCCGATAGGAAAAATTGGGCAGGAGGTACTGTAGAGCTTAACCTAAACGATAAATATTCTTTTTATGTATGGGATATTTATAATTATGGTAATGATGATAGCGCTAAGCAAACCCATTATTATAATGTGGGTGGTGCTTACCGTTATGGTGCTACACGTATGGCTCTAAACTATGGTAGACAGCGTGGCGGACTGGTATGTGTAGGCGGTGTATGTCGTTTTGTGCCAGAAAGTACAGGTTTTACAGTGTCTTTAAGTACAGCATTCTAA
- a CDS encoding porin family protein, protein MRSLFILILSFIISTSFAQNIDEVQEVKTDSITTVPDSLYREDQFYASISYVVMQNKPNGYEQNSVSTGLTMGFLRDMPINEKRTYAIAVGLGYAYYNIKNDLKVTESAGTVFYEQADAADFDKNKQVLHYLELPIELRWRNSSETSHKFWRVYTGFKISYLFADKAQYYPLSGGSTKVKGNSDLNSLVYGAYISAGWNTWNLYAYYGITPIYKNQAKLSDGENINLNTVSLGLVFYIL, encoded by the coding sequence ATGCGGTCATTATTTATACTCATACTCAGCTTTATTATAAGTACTTCATTTGCACAAAATATAGATGAAGTACAGGAGGTAAAAACGGATAGTATTACTACTGTACCCGACTCGTTGTATAGAGAAGATCAGTTTTATGCTTCAATATCGTATGTAGTTATGCAAAATAAACCGAATGGTTATGAGCAAAATTCTGTTTCTACGGGATTAACTATGGGTTTTTTAAGAGATATGCCTATCAATGAAAAAAGAACCTATGCCATAGCCGTGGGGTTAGGATATGCTTATTATAACATAAAAAATGACCTTAAAGTAACTGAAAGTGCCGGTACTGTATTTTATGAGCAGGCAGATGCTGCAGACTTTGATAAAAATAAACAAGTACTTCATTATCTTGAGTTGCCGATAGAGTTGCGCTGGCGTAACTCAAGTGAAACAAGTCATAAGTTTTGGCGTGTATATACAGGCTTTAAAATAAGTTATCTTTTTGCCGATAAAGCGCAATATTATCCCTTATCAGGAGGGAGTACAAAAGTAAAAGGAAATAGTGATCTTAATAGCCTTGTGTATGGTGCTTATATTTCTGCAGGATGGAACACCTGGAACTTGTATGCTTATTATGGTATAACGCCTATTTATAAGAATCAAGCAAAATTAAGTGATGGAGAAAACATAAACCTTAACACAGTAAGTCTAGGGCTTGTTTTTTATATACTATAA
- a CDS encoding T9SS type A sorting domain-containing protein, translating into MKKTLLLGMLALAGFSANAQLASGSQAPDFTATDINGVEHHLQTYLDQGKTVVLDVSATWCGPCWSFHSAHILEELYKSHGPEGSDEVVILFIEGDGSTSISDLNGETAQTQGDWVTGTKYPIIDSAAIANLYDIAYFPTLYRICPDGLVYEMNQANPLPFLEGVSNCGSIDGAENHAEVEKTSVSLCEATGATNFDVEIKNYGGNNLTSAELSLKEDGTVIATQTYSGDLSLYTSGTVSFEGVEFDTSKDHTIEFTQINGSEPFNSVLESNTVDVSVAGQAENNFLVVLVHTDNYPGEISWDIKDSNGNVVANGGPYQAGTGTAGAGGPDANTTKMHFVEIPEGTSDCFDVNMYDAYGDGWSLGNTWHGMEVYSNDTAVFAYGPGNFGTELTRASAFKTNGVLASETIETSTFAVYPNPSNGVFNFATQEAVAVTVMDLTGKVVFTAKEINNGDTMNLSNLQKGMYLAKIVGATGERTEKLVIK; encoded by the coding sequence ATGAAAAAAACACTACTATTAGGAATGCTTGCCCTTGCAGGTTTTTCTGCTAACGCTCAGTTAGCTTCGGGTTCTCAAGCTCCCGATTTTACAGCAACAGACATTAATGGTGTAGAACATCATTTACAAACTTATCTTGACCAAGGTAAAACTGTAGTATTAGACGTATCTGCTACATGGTGTGGGCCATGTTGGAGTTTTCACTCTGCACACATTCTCGAAGAGTTATACAAATCTCACGGTCCAGAAGGATCAGACGAAGTAGTTATCCTTTTTATAGAGGGTGATGGCTCAACATCTATATCTGACCTTAATGGTGAAACAGCTCAAACTCAAGGAGACTGGGTTACAGGAACAAAATATCCTATTATAGATAGTGCTGCTATAGCAAACTTATATGACATTGCTTACTTCCCTACTCTATATAGAATATGCCCTGACGGATTGGTGTATGAAATGAATCAGGCTAACCCACTACCATTTTTAGAAGGAGTTAGTAACTGCGGTAGTATTGATGGTGCAGAAAATCATGCCGAAGTAGAAAAAACATCTGTTTCACTTTGTGAAGCTACAGGAGCTACAAACTTTGATGTTGAAATAAAAAATTATGGTGGAAACAATTTAACAAGTGCGGAACTTTCTCTTAAAGAAGATGGTACTGTGATTGCTACACAAACATATAGTGGAGATCTTTCTCTTTATACTTCAGGGACTGTTAGTTTCGAAGGTGTAGAATTTGACACATCAAAAGATCACACAATAGAATTTACTCAAATTAACGGAAGTGAGCCTTTTAACAGTGTCCTTGAATCTAACACTGTAGATGTTAGCGTTGCAGGTCAGGCAGAAAACAACTTCTTAGTTGTACTTGTACACACAGACAACTACCCTGGTGAAATAAGCTGGGATATTAAAGACAGTAATGGAAATGTAGTTGCTAACGGCGGTCCTTATCAAGCAGGTACTGGTACTGCTGGAGCAGGTGGACCTGATGCTAATACTACCAAAATGCATTTTGTAGAAATACCTGAAGGTACTTCAGATTGTTTTGATGTTAACATGTATGATGCATATGGCGACGGATGGAGTCTTGGTAACACATGGCATGGTATGGAGGTTTACTCTAATGATACAGCTGTATTTGCTTATGGACCTGGAAACTTTGGAACTGAATTAACAAGAGCATCTGCTTTCAAAACAAATGGTGTTTTAGCTTCTGAAACTATCGAAACTTCAACTTTTGCAGTGTATCCAAACCCTTCAAACGGTGTGTTTAACTTTGCAACTCAAGAAGCAGTAGCTGTAACAGTTATGGACTTAACAGGTAAAGTAGTATTTACTGCTAAAGAAATTAACAATGGCGACACTATGAACCTTAGTAACCTACAAAAAGGTATGTATCTTGCTAAAATAGTTGGTGCTACAGGAGAAAGAACTGAGAAATTGGTTATCAAATAA
- a CDS encoding HPF/RaiA family ribosome-associated protein: MLVQINTDNNIEGHHRLEEYFTTQLQTSLKKYEEKITRLEVHLGDENSTKGGENDKRCSIEARIAGLKPIGVVNHANTIEKAVAGATDKIKSALEHTFGKLNAN, translated from the coding sequence ATGCTAGTACAAATTAATACCGATAATAATATTGAAGGTCACCACAGACTGGAAGAATATTTTACTACACAGCTACAAACTTCCTTAAAAAAATATGAGGAAAAAATAACACGCCTTGAAGTACATCTTGGTGACGAGAATAGTACTAAAGGTGGAGAGAACGACAAGCGTTGCAGTATAGAGGCACGCATTGCTGGATTAAAGCCCATAGGAGTAGTAAACCATGCTAATACTATTGAAAAAGCAGTTGCAGGTGCTACCGATAAAATAAAAAGTGCTTTAGAACACACTTTTGGCAAACTAAACGCAAACTAA
- a CDS encoding T9SS type A sorting domain-containing protein has protein sequence MKKIILIAGLLLCGIAQAQITVTGNGEAITEGQTFTFNTLDAETATLDLHFTNTSTESVNIKMKVLSISNNTAGTSLQFCIDPQCFFSISEGSTVPSNPQSGLTLEAGASSTGDNHFWSSYTGDNESMSVSYTLAIITVDGSGNELNQLISFNYVYSSTANINDFEALQNAGISLESTIIKNNMEINAQQNASLELYNMNGQLIKSVTISTGNQSIDLSSLSSAIYIARFATEDNKTSQIRVVKQ, from the coding sequence ATGAAAAAAATTATACTTATTGCAGGATTATTACTTTGCGGAATAGCACAAGCACAAATCACAGTAACTGGTAATGGGGAAGCTATTACCGAAGGACAAACTTTTACATTTAATACATTAGATGCAGAGACAGCTACATTAGATTTACACTTCACAAATACATCTACTGAAAGTGTAAATATAAAAATGAAAGTTCTATCAATAAGCAATAACACCGCAGGTACAAGTCTACAATTTTGCATTGATCCGCAATGTTTTTTTAGCATTAGCGAAGGCTCTACAGTACCATCTAACCCTCAAAGCGGACTAACTCTTGAAGCTGGAGCTTCTTCTACAGGAGATAATCATTTTTGGAGTAGTTATACTGGTGATAACGAAAGTATGTCTGTAAGCTATACATTAGCCATAATAACAGTAGATGGTAGTGGTAATGAATTAAACCAGCTTATTTCTTTTAATTATGTATATAGTTCTACCGCAAACATTAATGACTTTGAAGCTTTACAAAATGCAGGCATTTCATTAGAAAGTACTATTATAAAAAATAATATGGAAATCAATGCACAACAAAACGCTAGTTTAGAACTATACAACATGAACGGGCAATTAATAAAATCTGTAACTATTAGTACAGGAAATCAATCAATAGATCTTTCGTCACTTTCTAGCGCAATTTACATTGCACGATTTGCTACAGAGGATAATAAAACATCTCAAATTAGAGTTGTTAAGCAATAA